From Nonomuraea helvata, a single genomic window includes:
- a CDS encoding alpha/beta hydrolase yields MSEHPLWPMIGDATITAFAMRRDDPAPAVVVLPGGAYQHLAEHEGAPVARWLNSLGIAAFVLHYRIAPHRHPLPLLDAARAVRWVRHHATANGVDPARVGVLGFSAGGHLAGLLATETGAMLPEGPHDAVDQADARPGLAVLCYPVTALTGPAAHPGVTANLLGDDAPESLRTELTLARRVGPTTPPMFLWHTADDAAVPVDNSLQLAQALARHQVPQEVHVYPSGRHGLGLAEADPVVGDWTHRCAAFLRGRGW; encoded by the coding sequence GGCGACGCGACCATCACCGCCTTCGCTATGCGGCGTGACGATCCTGCTCCGGCCGTCGTGGTGTTGCCCGGCGGCGCCTACCAGCACCTCGCCGAGCACGAGGGGGCTCCGGTGGCGCGGTGGCTCAACTCGCTCGGCATCGCGGCGTTCGTCCTGCACTACCGCATCGCGCCGCACCGCCACCCGCTGCCGCTGCTCGACGCCGCCAGGGCGGTGCGCTGGGTCAGGCACCACGCCACGGCGAACGGCGTGGACCCCGCCCGCGTCGGGGTGCTCGGGTTCTCGGCGGGCGGTCACCTGGCCGGGCTCCTCGCCACCGAGACCGGCGCCATGCTGCCGGAGGGGCCGCACGACGCCGTCGACCAGGCCGACGCCCGTCCCGGCCTGGCCGTGCTCTGCTACCCCGTCACCGCTCTCACCGGACCGGCCGCGCACCCGGGCGTCACCGCCAACCTGCTCGGCGACGACGCGCCCGAGTCACTGCGTACCGAGCTGACGCTCGCCCGCCGGGTCGGCCCCACGACGCCGCCCATGTTCCTGTGGCACACCGCCGACGACGCGGCGGTCCCCGTGGACAACAGCCTCCAGCTGGCTCAGGCGCTCGCCCGCCACCAGGTGCCCCAGGAGGTCCACGTCTATCCCAGCGGCAGGCACGGGCTGGGGCTGGCGGAGGCCGACCCCGTCGTCGGCGACTGGACCCACCGCTGCGCCGCCTTCCTGCGCGGCCGGGGCTGGTGA